The following are encoded in a window of Sminthopsis crassicaudata isolate SCR6 chromosome 5, ASM4859323v1, whole genome shotgun sequence genomic DNA:
- the LOC141544980 gene encoding chondroadherin-like protein yields MFIPLPPPLWLVGPSMWTPVCLAALLALAWRGLAGRCPRVCVCDNIRRHVACRRQNLSEVPVAVPQMTQRLDLQGNALKVIPPEAFLSLPYLTHLDLRHCQLERVEEGAFRGLGRLVYLNLASNHLSVLFQEALDGLGSLRQLVLEHNQLEEIRPGAFSQLGSLALLSLAHNSLVYLPDMAFQGLLQTRWLRLSHNALHVLAPEALAGLPGLRRLSLDHNELQALPGEALSRPDGLVQLELGHNPLVYLGEEDGLSLRTLRDLALDHAALQDVGAGAFARCPRLRSLDLRNNQLGGLPPLEGLGQLRKLNLSGNPLLCDCAVRPLWEWVARARVQTDGLCSEPSRLRGEALESLRAKDLFCLRQGDKEGAGEEGALKPRAPTRAPEEDGASRPCPTACVCSPDSRHSSCENRGLMLVPSGFPNHTQLLDLQRNNFSSVPRGSFPGLAHLVSLHLQHCSISNLEAGALGGLGQLVYLYLSNNRLSGLSAAALQGAPRLRYLYLDGNRFPHVPRAALKVLPRLFALHLEHNALQHLAMADLTGAKGLRRLYVSSNNISRVGPGPALELETLHLDRNQLQTVPTAALEGLPALKELRLSGNPLRVLGDKAFLPVASSLQHLYLNGTGLQQISPGAFAGLGPGLKSLYLEKNRLQTLPTMASFTSLELINLSENPFRCDCRLLPLHRWLAGLNLRVGATCEFPASARGQKVKAATAIFEACPGWRTKKNKGIPASAQRKARKARSKKKHLGAVKVGKARPRKRSRHA; encoded by the exons ATGTttatccctctccctccccccttgtGGCTGGTTGGGCCCAGCATGTGGACTCCCGTCTGCCTCGCCGCGCTGCTGGCCCTGGCTTGGAGGGGGCTTGCCGGCCGCTGCCCCCGGGTCTGTGTCTGTGACAACATCCGGAGACACGTCGCCTGCAGGCGCCAGAACCTCAGCGAGGTGCCGGTCGCCGTCCCGCAG ATGACCCAGAGGCTGGATCTCCAAGGCAATGCCCTGAAGGTGATTCCCCCGGAGGCCTTCCTCTCACTGCCCTACCTCACTCATCTGGACCTGAGGCACTGCCAGCTAGAGCGGGTGGAAGAAGGGGCGTTCCGGGGCCTGGGCCGGCTGGTCTACCTCAACCTGGCCTCCAACCATCTCTCGGTGCTCTTCCAAGAGGCCCTGGACGGGTTGGGCTCCCTGCGGCAGCTGGTTCTGGAGCACAACCAGCTGGAGGAGATCCGCCCGGGGGCCTTCAGCCAGCTGGGGTCCCTGGCTCTCCTCAGCCTGGCCCACAACTCGCTGGTCTACCTGCCTGACATGGCCTTCCAGGGGCTGCTCCAGACACGCTGGCTGCGCCTCTCGCACAACGCCCTCCACGTCCTGGCCCCCGAGGCCTTGGCCGGCCTGCCCGGCCTTCGCAGGCTCAGCCTGGACCACAACGAGCTGCAGGCTCTCCCTGGGGAGGCTCTGTCTCGCCCCGACGGCCTGGTTCAGCTGGAGCTGGGCCACAACCCGCTCGTCTACCTGGGCGAGGAGGATGGGCTGTCCCTCCGGACTCTGCGAGATCTGGCCCTCGACCACGCCGCCCTGCAGGACGTGGGTGCCGGGGCCTTTGCCCGCTGTCCCCGCCTCCGGTCGCTGGACCTCCGGAACAACCAACTGGGGGGGCTGCCCCCTCTCGAGGGACTAGGCCAACTCCGGAAGCTCAACCTGAGCGGGAACCCGCTGCTGTGTGACTGTGCGGTCCGGCCCCTGTGGGAATGGGTGGCCAGGGCCCGGGTCCAGACTGACGGGCTGTGCTCTGAGCCCAGCCGCCTGAGGGGAGAAGCTCTTGAGTCTCTGAGGGCCAAAGATCTGTTCTGTCTGAGGCAGGGAGACAAGGAGGGGGCCGGAGAGGAGGGGGCCCTCAAGCCTCGGGCCCCAACTCGGGCCCCGGAGGAGGACGGGGCCAGCCGACCCTGCCCGACAGCCTGTGTCTGCTCCCCTGACTCCCGGCACAGCAGCTGCGAGAACAGGGGGCTGATGCTTGTCCCCTCTGGCTTCCCCAACCACACCCAGCTCCTGGACCTGCAGCGAAACAACTTCTCCTCCGTCCCCCGGGGCTCCTTCCCCGGCCTGGCCCACCTGGTGTCCCTGCATCTCCAGCACTGCAGTATCTCCAACCTGGAGGCTGGAGCCCTCGGTGGCTTGGGCCAGCTGGTCTACCTCTACCTCTCCAACAACCGGCTCTCAGGGCTCAGCGCAGCAGCCCTGCAGGGCGCCCCTCGGCTCCGTTACCTGTACCTGGACGGCAACCGCTTCCCACACGTGCCCAGGGCTGCCCTGAAGGTCCTGCCCAGGCTCTTTGCCCTCCACCTGGAGCACAACGCTCTTCAGCATCTGGCCATGGCGGACCTGACTGGGGCCAAGGGGCTCCGCCGCCTCTACGTGAGCAGTAATAACATCTCTCGGGTGGGCCCGGGCCCAGCCCTGGAGCTAGAAACGCTGCATCTGGATAGGAATCAACTCCAGACTGTGCCCACGGCGGCCTTGGAGGggctgcctgccctcaaggagctgcgGCTGTCCGGCAACCCCCTTCGGGTCCTGGGGGACAAGGCCTTCCTGCCTGTGGCCAGCTCCCTGCAGCATCTCTACCTGAATGGCACAGGGCTGCAGCAG ATCTCTCCAGGGGCCTTTGCTGGTCTGGGACCTGGACTCAAGAGCTTGTACCTGGAGAAAAACCGGCTGCAGACATTGCCCACCATGGCCAGTTTCACGAGCCTGGAGCTCATTAACCTCAGTGAGAATCCCTTCCGCTGTGACTGCCGGCTCCTCCCGCTGCACAG GTGGCTTGCCGGCCTGAACCTTCGAGTGGGGGCCACCTGTGAGTTCCCAGCCAGTGCCCGGGGCCAGAAGGTAAAGGCGGCCACAGCCATTTTCGAGGCCTGCCCGGGCTGGAGGaccaagaaaaacaaagggaTCCCAGCCTCGGCCCAGCGAAAAGCTAGGAAAGCCCGAAGCAAGAAGAAACATTTGGGAGCAGTCAAG GTGGGGAAGGCAAGACCCAGAAAAAGGAGCAGACATGCTTGA
- the RANGAP1 gene encoding ran GTPase-activating protein 1 isoform X1 yields the protein MASEDIAKLAESLARTQVGGGQLSFKGKSLKLNTAEDAQEVIKEIEAFDGLEALRFEGNTVGVEAARVIAKALEKKSELKRCHWSDMFTGRLRSEIPPALISLGEALITAGAQLVELDLSDNAFGPDGVRGFEALLKSSACFTLQELKLNNCGMGIGGGKILASALTECHRKSSAQGKPLALKVFVAGRNRLENDGAMALAEAFGSIGTLEEIHMPQNGINHPGVTALAQAFAGNSLLRVINLNDNTFTEKGAVAMAETLKILRQVEVINFGDCLVRSRGALAIAEAVKEGLHRLKELNLSFCEIKRDAALAIAEAVEDKSDLEKLDLNGNSLGEEGCEQLQEILEGFNMAHTLASLSDDEEDDEEEEDDEEEEEEEEEEEEEEEEEEEEEEEEEEEEELQRGQGEEVTTPPKKILDTHVGEPASVLCSPSDVSTFLAFPSPEKLLRLGPKSSLLIAQQTDTSDPEKVVLAFLKVSSVFKDELAVKTAVQEAVDALMKKALSSASFNSNAFITRLLIHMGLLKSEDKIKAIPNLYGPLMALNHMAQQDYFPKTLTPVLLAFVTKPNRALESCSFARHNLLQTLHHV from the exons CTCAGGAGGTGATTAAAGAAATAGAAGCGTTTGATGGCCTGGAGGCCCTGCGATTTGAAGGCAACACGGTGGGCGTGGAGGCGGCCAGAGTCATCGCCAAGGCCCTGGAGAAGAAATCGGAGCTGAAG CGATGCCACTGGAGCGACATGTTCACTGGGAGGCTGAGGTCGGAGATCCCTCCTGCCCTG ATCTCCCTGGGGGAGGCCCTCATCACAGCTGGGGCACAGTTGGTGGAGCTGGACCTGAGCGACAATGCCTTTGGGCCCGACGGCGTGCGGGGCTTCGAGGCCCTGCTCAAGAGCTCGGCTTGTTTCACGCTGCAGGAACTAAAGCTTAACAACTGTGGCATGGGCATTGGTGGTGGCAAG ATTTTGGCATCAGCTCTGACTGAGTGCCACCGGAAATCCAGTGCCCAGGGCAAGCCACTGGCCCTGAAGGTGTTTGTGGCCGGCAGAAATCGCCTGGAGAACGATGGCGCCATGGCCTTGGCAGAAGCGTTTGGG AGCATCGGGACCCTGGAGGAAATCCACATGCCTCAGAATGGGATCAACCACCCTGGTGTGACGGCGCTCGCCCAGGCCTTCGCTGGCAACTCCCTGCTGCGAGTCATCAACCTGAACGACAACACTTTCACTGAGAAGGGGGCAGTGGCCATGGCCGAG ACCCTCAAGATCCTGAGGCAGGTGGAGGTGATCAATTTTGGGGACTGCCTGGTGCGTTCCCGAGGGGCTCTGGCCATCGCCGAAGCCGTGAAGGAAGGGCTGCACAGGCTGAAG GAGCTCAACTTGTCCTTCTGTGAAATCAAAAGAGACGCCGCCTTGGCGATTGCAGAGGCTGTCGAGGACAAATCAGACCTGGAAAAGTTGGATCTCAATG GGAACTCCTTGGGAGAGGAAGGCTGCGAGCAGCTTCAGGAAATCCTGGAAGGCTTCAACATGGCCCACACACTGGCCTCACTCAG TGACGACGAAGAGgatgatgaggaagaagaggatgatgaagaagaggaggaggaggaggaggaggaagaagaagaagaggaagaggaggaggaagaagaagaggaagaggaggaggaggaggagcttcAGCGAGGTCAAGGAGAAGAAGTGACCACCCCCCCTAAGAAGATCCTGGATACACACGTGGGG GAACCCGCTTCGGTGCTGTGTTCTCCGTCTGACGTCTCCACATTCCTCGCTTTCCCGTCTCCAGAAAAGCTTTTGCGTCTTGGGCCCAAAAGCTCACTGTTGATAGCCCAGCAG ACGGACACATCTGATCCAGAAAAAGTTGTGTTGGCTTTCCTGAAGGTCTCCTCTGTGTTCAAGGATGAACTGGCAGTGAAGACAGCCGTTCAGGAGGCAGTGG ATGCCCTGATGAAGAAAGCCTTAAGTTCAGCCTCCTTCAACTCCAATGCATTCATCACAAGGCTCTTAATACACATGGGACTGCTCAAG AGTGAAGACAAGATCAAGGCGATCCCCAATCTCTATGGCCCCCTGATGGCTCTCAACCACATGGCCCAGCAGGATTACTTCCCCAAGACCCTGACGCCCGTGCTCCTGGCCTTTGTGACCAA GCCCAACCGGGCTCTGGAGTCCTGCTCCTTCGCCCGCCACAACCTCCTGCAAACCCTCCACCACGTCTAG
- the RANGAP1 gene encoding ran GTPase-activating protein 1 isoform X2 → MASEDIAKLAESLARTQVGGGQLSFKGKSLKLNTAEDAQEVIKEIEAFDGLEALRFEGNTVGVEAARVIAKALEKKSELKRCHWSDMFTGRLRSEIPPALISLGEALITAGAQLVELDLSDNAFGPDGVRGFEALLKSSACFTLQELKLNNCGMGIGGGKILASALTECHRKSSAQGKPLALKVFVAGRNRLENDGAMALAEAFGSIGTLEEIHMPQNGINHPGVTALAQAFAGNSLLRVINLNDNTFTEKGAVAMAETLKILRQVEVINFGDCLVRSRGALAIAEAVKEGLHRLKELNLSFCEIKRDAALAIAEAVEDKSDLEKLDLNGNSLGEEGCEQLQEILEGFNMAHTLASLSDDEEDDEEEEDDEEEEEEEEEEEEEEEEEEEEEEEEEEEEELQRGQGEEVTTPPKKILDTHVGEPASVLCSPSDVSTFLAFPSPEKLLRLGPKSSLLIAQQTDTSDPEKVVLAFLKVSSVFKDELAVKTAVQEAVDALMKKALSSASFNSNAFITRLLIHMGLLKSEDKIKAIPNLYGPLMALNHMAQQDYFPKTLTPVLLAFVTK, encoded by the exons CTCAGGAGGTGATTAAAGAAATAGAAGCGTTTGATGGCCTGGAGGCCCTGCGATTTGAAGGCAACACGGTGGGCGTGGAGGCGGCCAGAGTCATCGCCAAGGCCCTGGAGAAGAAATCGGAGCTGAAG CGATGCCACTGGAGCGACATGTTCACTGGGAGGCTGAGGTCGGAGATCCCTCCTGCCCTG ATCTCCCTGGGGGAGGCCCTCATCACAGCTGGGGCACAGTTGGTGGAGCTGGACCTGAGCGACAATGCCTTTGGGCCCGACGGCGTGCGGGGCTTCGAGGCCCTGCTCAAGAGCTCGGCTTGTTTCACGCTGCAGGAACTAAAGCTTAACAACTGTGGCATGGGCATTGGTGGTGGCAAG ATTTTGGCATCAGCTCTGACTGAGTGCCACCGGAAATCCAGTGCCCAGGGCAAGCCACTGGCCCTGAAGGTGTTTGTGGCCGGCAGAAATCGCCTGGAGAACGATGGCGCCATGGCCTTGGCAGAAGCGTTTGGG AGCATCGGGACCCTGGAGGAAATCCACATGCCTCAGAATGGGATCAACCACCCTGGTGTGACGGCGCTCGCCCAGGCCTTCGCTGGCAACTCCCTGCTGCGAGTCATCAACCTGAACGACAACACTTTCACTGAGAAGGGGGCAGTGGCCATGGCCGAG ACCCTCAAGATCCTGAGGCAGGTGGAGGTGATCAATTTTGGGGACTGCCTGGTGCGTTCCCGAGGGGCTCTGGCCATCGCCGAAGCCGTGAAGGAAGGGCTGCACAGGCTGAAG GAGCTCAACTTGTCCTTCTGTGAAATCAAAAGAGACGCCGCCTTGGCGATTGCAGAGGCTGTCGAGGACAAATCAGACCTGGAAAAGTTGGATCTCAATG GGAACTCCTTGGGAGAGGAAGGCTGCGAGCAGCTTCAGGAAATCCTGGAAGGCTTCAACATGGCCCACACACTGGCCTCACTCAG TGACGACGAAGAGgatgatgaggaagaagaggatgatgaagaagaggaggaggaggaggaggaggaagaagaagaagaggaagaggaggaggaagaagaagaggaagaggaggaggaggaggagcttcAGCGAGGTCAAGGAGAAGAAGTGACCACCCCCCCTAAGAAGATCCTGGATACACACGTGGGG GAACCCGCTTCGGTGCTGTGTTCTCCGTCTGACGTCTCCACATTCCTCGCTTTCCCGTCTCCAGAAAAGCTTTTGCGTCTTGGGCCCAAAAGCTCACTGTTGATAGCCCAGCAG ACGGACACATCTGATCCAGAAAAAGTTGTGTTGGCTTTCCTGAAGGTCTCCTCTGTGTTCAAGGATGAACTGGCAGTGAAGACAGCCGTTCAGGAGGCAGTGG ATGCCCTGATGAAGAAAGCCTTAAGTTCAGCCTCCTTCAACTCCAATGCATTCATCACAAGGCTCTTAATACACATGGGACTGCTCAAG AGTGAAGACAAGATCAAGGCGATCCCCAATCTCTATGGCCCCCTGATGGCTCTCAACCACATGGCCCAGCAGGATTACTTCCCCAAGACCCTGACGCCCGTGCTCCTGGCCTTTGTGACCAAGTGA